Proteins encoded within one genomic window of Methanosarcina barkeri str. Wiesmoor:
- a CDS encoding monovalent cation:proton antiporter family protein, which translates to MTDNLLTDLLIIFGLSIPVVFTFSRLKIAPLIGFLLAGILAGPFGFGFIREIENIELLAEIGVVLLLFTIGIEFSMRDLLQLRRIVIFGGGLQLSITSVIVALILLWLGHSRETSIFLGLLVALSSTAIVLKLLQEKGEIYSLHGRTSLGILIFQDIAAVIIILLIPVLAGTPGTEKSFLELILQGFGLIVFTFLSARYVVPFIMYHVAKTRNNELFLLSVVVIGLSVAWLTSMVGLSLALGAFLAGLIISESEYSVQALGNLIPFRDMFMSIFFISIGMLLDLNILREHLLLILAATLAVLFLKVLVNSLSTFLIGFPLNTMILVGFSLSQVGEFSFIVAKVGLASGLISSLIYQEFLNVVVLSMVLTPLFMSIGYRTTVFAEFLPLPPVLKRGWYSKFKESGPEEKPENHVIIVGFGINGKNVVTAAKETSIPYIVIDMNPEVVRIEKQREEHIFYGDAAQNAVLEHAGIRTAKSFVVTAGDPPSAKRIIETARRLNPEIHIIARTHFLRELDKFYDFGADEVISDEFESSIELFTRVLHRYLVPSSEIDSLTSTLRADHYKMLRSPGIPRKKFCDLALDFADVEIRSIRVGKFSKSAGMTLGELNLRKNYGVSALAISRSHRIIPGPEAGTIILADDILLVISPPKNIDVVRKLFEDSKE; encoded by the coding sequence ATGACCGATAATCTTCTAACCGACCTCCTGATCATTTTCGGGCTTTCTATTCCTGTAGTGTTTACTTTTTCCAGATTGAAGATAGCTCCACTGATTGGCTTTCTGCTTGCAGGTATTCTTGCCGGACCTTTCGGTTTTGGATTTATTAGAGAAATAGAAAACATCGAACTTTTGGCTGAAATTGGAGTCGTGCTCCTGCTTTTTACCATAGGTATTGAGTTTTCAATGCGCGACCTTTTACAGCTTCGCAGAATTGTAATTTTTGGAGGCGGCTTGCAGCTTTCGATAACTTCAGTCATCGTTGCTCTTATACTCCTCTGGCTTGGACATTCCAGAGAAACTTCGATTTTCCTTGGGCTTTTAGTAGCATTAAGCAGCACTGCAATTGTACTTAAACTCTTACAGGAAAAAGGAGAAATTTATAGCCTTCACGGGCGAACTTCCTTAGGAATACTGATTTTTCAGGATATCGCTGCAGTGATAATTATTCTCTTAATTCCGGTTCTCGCAGGCACACCAGGGACTGAAAAGTCCTTTTTAGAACTTATCCTGCAAGGCTTCGGGCTCATAGTATTCACCTTTCTAAGCGCCAGGTATGTTGTTCCTTTCATTATGTACCATGTGGCAAAGACACGGAATAATGAGCTTTTTCTCCTGAGTGTTGTAGTAATAGGACTTTCTGTAGCCTGGCTGACTTCTATGGTTGGGCTATCTCTAGCACTGGGAGCTTTTCTTGCTGGCTTGATTATCTCGGAATCTGAATATTCGGTTCAGGCTCTAGGGAATTTAATACCATTCAGGGACATGTTCATGAGTATTTTTTTCATCTCAATAGGGATGCTACTTGATCTCAATATATTAAGAGAACATCTTCTCTTGATCTTGGCTGCTACCCTGGCTGTGCTGTTCCTGAAGGTCCTGGTAAACAGCTTGAGCACCTTTCTCATAGGTTTTCCTTTGAATACAATGATTCTGGTTGGATTTTCCCTTTCACAGGTAGGGGAATTTTCCTTTATTGTTGCAAAAGTAGGTCTTGCAAGTGGATTAATCTCCTCTCTTATATATCAGGAATTTCTGAATGTGGTAGTGCTTTCTATGGTACTTACTCCTCTTTTTATGAGTATAGGGTATCGAACTACGGTTTTTGCCGAGTTCTTACCTCTCCCTCCTGTATTAAAGCGAGGTTGGTACAGTAAATTTAAAGAAAGCGGGCCTGAAGAAAAACCTGAAAATCATGTGATTATAGTAGGATTTGGGATAAACGGTAAGAATGTCGTGACCGCCGCAAAGGAAACTTCAATTCCTTACATAGTAATTGATATGAATCCTGAAGTCGTAAGGATAGAGAAACAGAGGGAAGAGCATATTTTTTATGGTGATGCTGCTCAAAATGCTGTCCTGGAACATGCAGGCATCCGGACTGCGAAATCGTTTGTCGTGACTGCAGGTGATCCTCCGAGTGCTAAACGAATAATTGAAACTGCCCGGAGGTTGAATCCGGAAATCCACATCATTGCCAGAACACATTTCCTGCGTGAGCTGGATAAATTTTATGATTTTGGGGCAGATGAGGTAATTTCTGATGAGTTTGAAAGCTCAATAGAGCTTTTCACAAGGGTACTTCACAGATACCTGGTTCCCAGCAGTGAAATTGATTCCCTGACTTCAACATTACGTGCCGACCATTATAAGATGCTTCGAAGTCCTGGCATTCCCAGGAAAAAATTCTGCGACCTAGCTCTCGATTTTGCAGATGTAGAAATCCGGAGTATCAGGGTAGGGAAATTTTCAAAATCAGCAGGAATGACTCTTGGGGAACTGAATCTTCGGAAGAATTATGGAGTGTCTGCACTTGCAATTTCACGTAGTCATAGAATCATTCCCGGACCGGAAGCTGGAACTATAATTCTTGCGGATGACATTCTGCTTGTGATCAGCCCTCCGAAAAACATCGATGTGGTTAGAAAGCTTTTCGAGGATAGTAAGGAATAA